One Falco naumanni isolate bFalNau1 chromosome 15, bFalNau1.pat, whole genome shotgun sequence DNA segment encodes these proteins:
- the HERPUD1 gene encoding homocysteine-responsive endoplasmic reticulum-resident ubiquitin-like domain member 1 protein has protein sequence MEPPLQLVVRSPTQRHRDLRLRAAPAWTVRRLKAELRGLVPGAPPEEDQKLIYAGKLLLDHHYLGELLPEHGELHALHLVYNLKTPANAQETSAEIKADQPKLSEARQEPSVYSPNSENPTYSSGGQSSAEANNGLETSRHPFQSMTPGFSSYTTYSMLQMSWLQQIYARQYYMQYLASTAASADPSHTQRSQEIPVAPVTPPAPLPDPFPAQNQPGNQNVAAQVNAAANQNLQMNAQGGPLMEEEEGGNRDWLDWLYSATLFYVFVNIIYFYSSVSRFLLVMSGTVLMYLHHVGWLPFRRRPVEPFPGNVPPQAAINQDQNNNLQGENAGRADESEASPDEGQVQELQQTNPSFMSTAWVFFKTFFASLLPEGPGVTHN, from the exons ATGGAGCCGCCGCTGCAGCTGGTCGTCCGCAGCCCCACGCAGCGGCACCGCGACCTGCGTctccgcgccgcccccgcctgGACCGTGCGCCGCCTCAAGGCCGAGCTGCGCGGCCTCGTGCCCGGGGCCCCG ccTGAAGAGGACCAAAAGCTGATTTatgctgggaagctgctgcttgaTCATCATTATCTTGGAGAGTTGCTGCCAGAG CATGGGGAGTTGCATGCTCTTCACTTGGTGTACAACTTAAAGACTCCTGCCAATGCGCAAGAAACCAGTGCAGAG ATTAAAGCTGATCAGCCAAAGTTATCAGAAGCTAGACAAGAACCATCTGTATATTCCCCAAACAGTGAAAACCCAACGTACTCTTCTGGTGGCCAGTCGTCAGCAGAAGCCAATAATGG GCTGGAAACATCTCGGCATCCCTTCCAAAGCATGACTCCTGGCTTCTCATCTTACACAACCTACAGCATGCTTCAGATGTCCTGGCTTCAGCAGATTTATGCAAGACAATATTACATGCAATA CTTGGCTTCTACTGCTGCATCTGCTGACCCATCCCACACACAACGTTCTCAGGAGATCCCAGTGGCACCAGTGACTCcaccagctcctctcccagaCCCATTTCCTGCACAGAATCAGCCTGGAAACCAGAATGTTGCTGCCCAGGTTAATGCAGCGGCCAACCAGAACTTGCAGATGAACGCCCAAGGGGGACCCCtcatggaggaggaggagggtggcaACCGAGATTGGTTGGACTGGCTCTACTCAGCAACACTGTTCTATGTTTTTGTCAACATTATCTATTTCTACTCCAGTGTCAGCAGATTCCTTCTGGTCATGAGTGGCACTGTTCTGATGTATCT GCACCATGTTGGATGGCTTCCATTTAGGCGAAGACCAGTTGAGCCCTTCCCAGGCAATGTTCCTCCTCAAGCTGCTATTAACCAGGACCAGAACAATAACTTACAG GGGGAaaatgcaggcagagcagatgaATCTGAGGCATCTCCTGATGAGGGACAAGTTCAAGAACTGCAGCAGACTAACCCATCATTCATGAGCAcagcatgggtttttttcaagactTTCTTTGCATCCCTCCTTCCAGAAGGGCCTGGAGTGACCCACAACTGA
- the LOC121098083 gene encoding cholesteryl ester transfer protein: MKMLCAGRMKLETFGILLVLVHTSAACEFGPFPYSVTGIVCRMTKPAALLLNQETAQVIQAAFRNAKFPNITGERSMRLLGKVAYGLTNIQVNDLSIEQSEVELKENDAIHVAIKNVSASFKGTLTYGYAGAWFLQLFHSVDFEIESSIDLQINIKLMCQRDQVAADASDCYLTFHKLTLHLQGDKEPGWLKQLFTDFISFTLKLVLKSEVCSEINFLAKMLADFVHDLAANFVRDEDISVDISLASAPLIKANYLESHHKGLVLYKNYSDVFSDSVFSPSLLTESRMLYFWLSEHNLNALALAAFLDKRLVLTIGGEKLQALFEMEDTEAQRKAVQMIFQGTSYNDSVAKVWSVAHPQISFQPEGAVVKSLVAVEVSTLSAGEESLMLLYMEKEITVTVQAAYTEKKLILHPLDSRIDFKVFKCTADPSGNDPSIRNFLHTMISVVGIPEVISKIGTALTSLMNSKGLNLFEIKNPEIITRKGYVIVQLDFSFPNHLLLDFLEKRL; the protein is encoded by the exons ATGAAGATGCTTTGTGCTGGCAGGATGAAGCTGGAGACCTTTGGGATCTTGCTAGTGCTTGTCCACACATCAGCAGCCTGTGAGTTTGGTCCCTTTCCTTACAGTGTCACAGGGATTGTCTGCAGGATGACCAAGCCTGCGGCATTGCTGT TGAACCAGGAAACAGCACAGGTCATCCAAGCTGCATTCAGAAATGCCAAATTCCCAAATATCACTGGGGAAAGGTCCATGCGGCTCCTTGGCAAGGTGGCTTATGGGTTGACCAA CATCCAGGTCAATGACTTGTCCATAGAGCAGAGTGAGGTGGAGCTCAAGGAGAACGACGCCATTCACGTTGCCATTAAAAACGTGAGTGCCTCCTTCAAAGGGACCCTGACCTACGGCTACGCTGGGGCCTGGTT TTTGCAGCTTTTTCATTCAGTTGATTTTGAAATAGAGTCCTCCATTGACCTCCAGATAAACATTAAACTGA TGTGCCAAAGGGACCAAGTGGCTGCTGATGCCTCAGACTGCTACCTGACTTTCCACAAACTCACGCTTCATCTCCAAGGAGACAAGGA ACCAGGCTGGCTGAAGCAGCTCTTCACAGACTTCATCTCCTTCACCTTGAAGCTTGTTCTCAAGAGTGAG GTGTGCAGCGAAATCAATTTTCTTGCCAAGATGCTAGCAGATTTTGTACATGATTTGGCCG caaaCTTTGTCCGGGATGAGGATATCAGTGTTGATATCTCCCTTGCATCAGCTCCtctaataaaagcaaattacCTAGAATCACATCACAAG GGCCTTGTCCTGTACAAGAACTACTCTGACGTCTTCAGTGACTCCGTTTTCTCCCCGTCGCTGCTGACCGAGTCCCGAATGCTCTACTTCTGGCTGTCTGAACACAACCTCAACGCTCTGGCTTTGGCAGCTTTCTTAGACAAGCGCCTGGTATTGACCATCGGAGGGGAGAAGCTGCAG GCGCTGTTTGAAATGGAAGACACAGAAGCTCAGCGGAAGGCAGTGCAGATG ATTTTTCAAGGCACCTCTTACAATGACTCTGTGGCCAAGGTGTGGAGCGTCGCCCACCCCCAAATCTCCTTTCAGCCTGAAGGAGCAGTCGTGAAGTCTTTGGTAGCAGTGGAGGTCAGCACCCTTTCTGCAGGAGAAGAGTCCCTGATGCTTCTATACATGGAGAAG GAAATCACAGTCACCGTTCAAGCTGCCTACACGGAAAAGAAACTCATTTTGCACCCGTTGGACTCCAG gATAGACTTTAAAGTCTTTAAATGCACAGCTGATCCAAGTGGG AATGACCCATCCATAAGAAACTTCCTGCACACAATGATCTCAGTTGTTGGGATCCCAGAAGTGATTTCAA AGATCGGAACAGCTTTGACTTCACTGATGAACAGCAAAGGGCTTAATCTATTTGAGATCAAAAATCCTGAGATCATCACAAGAAAG gGATATGTAATTGTACAACTTGACTTTAGCTTCCCAAATCATTTGCTGCTTGATTTTCTTGAGAAGAGATTATAG